In Labeo rohita strain BAU-BD-2019 chromosome 4, IGBB_LRoh.1.0, whole genome shotgun sequence, the DNA window TATGATCTAGATGTGTAAGTGAGTAAGTCATAATCGCTCTGTGGTCATCTCTCACCCGTTGGACTTTCATCTGGTCGGCGATCCTCCTCAGTTCCCTCAACTGATCCTCATAGAGCAGTCGCAGACCGGACGGCTTCACATGGTGGTTCTTGATGCCATCAATTTCTGCCTCCAGCAGCTTGTTGCTCTGCTCCAGAGAACGCACCTGGAACAACCACACTCAACTCACAGGCTGGTCTTTAAAATGCTAAAGCAAAAGGAAAAGAGGGAGAAGTACGTCTCAGAAGGGTCTTACCTTCTCGATGTACACAGCAAGACGGTCATTGAGGGCGACCATCTCCTTTTTCTCACTGGTGCGTGTGCTGAGGAAAGCCTGATTCTCAGCGGCTGCAGCGTCCAGATCCACCGCACCGCCGGCAACCCCAAAACCCATGCCCAGACACAGCGTTCCCATACTCACACTGCTGTACAAGgacacaaaacatacatttactaTGTTCACTATTTTATaaatgctatattttttttaatagtaattcataaaatgtagtaataatggacatactgttatatatttttaatattttgaattttgattttatttatttatctttttctgTCCTCTCTGTTTAAtcaaagttttagtaattttgttgtgtgtttttgtcattttatgacctttttaaataagtctatatagttttatttattaaggtttagtttttagtgttagtttatttagtacttcaacttgaaataaaatacattttattttatttcaattaatgtttatgttattaaaaattatggaaatgttttttatatttttttattatattatattgtattatatttttgaattagtttatgttttctttcttatttttcttgctttatttttttatatttagttaatttagttaatttagtgtgtttttgttatttttattcccTTTTTTATGTctacataatatatatagtttcaaagttttagttttaaacttTGGTTATTTTAGTGCTTAGCCCTGaagtaaaaaataagaaatgttatagctgaaataaaataagtgattattatattatattatattatatatatataattattttagtattgttgATATTAtagattcattttaatgttttcattttaattttcattacagtttcagtaattttgttgtgtgttttgtcacttttattactttttttttaaacgtctACATACTATACAtagttttattaagttttagtttttagtttgagttattttagtacttagaCCTAAAGTAAACAAAAGTGATAAATGttatagctgaaataaaacaattatattatattatattatattattatacccagagttattttagtatcattgatatgattttatagtttctaatattttgaatgtgattttattttttgcattgtctgtattcattttaattttcgttacagttttagtagttttgttgtgtgtttttgtcatttttattactttttaaaagtctaCATACTATACAtagttaagttttagtttttagttttagttattgtaGTACTTAGatctaaagtaaataaaatgttatagctgaaataaaataaatgatgatagcttattattatattatattatattatattatattatattatattatattatattgtattatattatattgtattatattatattatattatattatattatattatattatattatattatattatattgtattatattatattataatgtctATATTATAGCTACATATTTGTAaagttttagattttagttttggttattttagtacttagacctaaagtaaacaaaaactttacatgTTATAGgttagttgaaataaaataagtgatatattatattatattatattatattatattatattatattatagacagaattattttagtattgttgATTGGCTTTTAtagattcattttaatgttttaattttaattttcattacagtttcagtaattttgttggttgtttttttttttcatttttattacttttttttaaaagtctacaTACTATACAtagttttattaagttttagtttttagtttgagttattttagtacttacacctaaaataaacaaaagtgatAAACGttatagctgaaataaaacaattatattatattatattatattatattatattatattatatattattatactcagagttattttagtatcattgatatgattttatagtttttaatattttgaatgtgattttattttttgcattgtctgtattcattttaattttcgttacagttttagtagttttgttgtgtgtttttgtcatttttattactttttaaaagtctaCATACTATACAtagttaagttttagtttttagttttagttattgtaGTACTTAGatctaaagtaaataaaatgttatagctgaaataaaataaatgatgatagcttattattatattatattatattatattatattatattatagctacatatttgtaaagttttagattttagttttggttattttagtacttagacctaaagtaaacaaaaactttacatgTTATAGgttagttgaaataaaataagtgatatattatattatattatattatattatattatattatattgtaaggCTTACCTGGTCATGCGTGATTTGCGGGATCCAGAAAGCGCCCTGCGTGCCCCGCTGCGGGTGTAACTGGCGGAGCGGTGGCGCGCAGCTCCACGGGTGGGTGAAGGGCTCGAGACCCGCACCTGAAGCGTGGAAGAAGAGCTCAGGCCACTCTCGAAGTGGCGGCGGTAAGATGACATCCTTTCTGGGCTGTGACTCATGGTGAAAGTGGTGGTTCCTCTCGCGTCTCCGGAGATGCGACAGAAGCGTTGTGTCCACAGTCACTGAGGATGGAGCTTTATACCTGCTGTCCGGAAGAGGAATGTCGAACCTCAGTCTGACACACGGTCGAACCCTCCGCTCAATTATCTGACGGGCCACCGCGAAGAGCTTTACCACGGTAAAAATAGACGAGTGACGATGGCAAACTTGGAGGCCTTATTAATGAAATTCTCAGCCCTAAAACTGCCTGAAAAAATGGAGACTGAAAGTACTGGTGACTTCATCAGGGCATGCTAATATAATtctaataaattattgttataaagtcaaacaAACGGAAGCAAAcgcataaataaatgacaatttaattattatattggcGTAGCATCTATTGAATGGcattagattaataaataataattaaaaaaaaataataaaagcctaatacagtaaaatattaatattaatattttaaatttgattttttattttattttaattttcattaaagttttcttctgtcatttttattactttttatgtcTACTATACTATACATAGCTTTtataaagttttagtttttagttaaattacacaaaaatgagaaatgttacagctgaaataaaataagtgaatataatatatatatatttaaagtggattatattatttacaatagttacatacatatattatgagccatatatttatattatattattaaaaggtAATGCCATATTTTACAGTCTGTAGCTCGCAGCAGATGTTATatgttatttgtaatattattattatatatttgtaagtCAAAAAAAGCGCAGGAATCTGTCCGGAACTGATGCGTAGATTTGTTTCCTCCCGGACCGTTTTGTGCGCACATTATTCTACGGAGTGTTTTTTGTGTCGCGCTCCTCGTCTGATTTAATCAGAGTATCGTTTCGTTTAAACACAATTTAATATCGTATTAAGGCTTATTTACTACCTCAAACACCTCAAGATGGCAGGGAACTTCTGGCAGAGCTCACATTAGTAAGTAGAGACGTGTTTTGCGAAGTTATTTGAGGACGTTAAAGTAATTTCTACAGGTTTGCTTTTGCTGCGGAGCTATtcgagaaaaaaaacattaaatttaataGATTTGCCTGATTAAAGCGAACTATTTTCCAAATCTCTGTTAATACCATGATAAAGAATAGACACTAgaataaatgtcttttctttTCGGAACACTATAAATATCTGGATTATTAGCTTTAGCGGACTGGCTAGTGTCTTTAACCTAAAGAAACCATAgagaaatttaatttatgaataattCGCATAAATGTGTGGTATACACGGTATTAGTTCGTTTTCGTCCTTTTAACTGATATTAAGATTTTCAGTTAGTATACTTTTGTGGTGTTTTGATGTTGAAGTGACGTTAGAAGTACATGAAATATACACTGTAATGCTGCTgtgttcagttttgtttttcttttatgatgaTTCTGAATTTAAAGTGTCTGATGTTTGTTCTCATTAGTCTGCAGTGGGTTCTGGACAAACAGGATCTGATGAAGGAGAGACAGAAAGATCTCAAGTTCCTCACAGAGGAGGAATATTGGAAGCTACAGATATTTTTTGCCAATGGTTTGGAGATACATTATTTATGATTATGGGCCTGTTctgaattaatgcattaatgcaaaTTTTCGGGTGTAATTCAGCtgtttttgtatgttatttatgCTAGATTTTAATAAGGAAATGTTAATTCAAAGTCTAAAGCAATAAACCGTCTTTAAACACTTAAATAGTTTAATCTGTCATCTTGTGGCAGTGATTCAAGCCTTGGGGGAACACTTGAAACTCAGACAGCAGGTCATCGCCACAGCAACTGTCTACTTTAAGCGTTTCTATGCCAGGTGAGCTTGGTTACAGCTTTCGTTTATTCTGTTGATACTCAATACTTGTCTTCTAGATTGATGGCCCTTCTGTTTTCTAAAACGGACATTTATTCTGTGGATTTTTTCAAGTACACTTGCatgaaagtaaaagaaagatCTTGGCTTGTTTTCAGGTACTCTCTGAAGAGTATAGACCCTGTGCTGATGGCCCCCACATGTGTGTTTCTGGCCTCTAAAGTAGAGGTAAACACTGCCTCAATATGAGAATTTCTGCTGAAAGatgtacaaattttaattttaatgtaataaaattctGTCCTTGACAGGAATTTGGTGTTGTTTCAAACACACGGCTTATTTCAGCAGCAACGTCTGTGTGTAAGTGATTCATATTTTACGAACTCATCAAACAGTATCAGATATtactacaaaaatgcatttttttatgttttttctaaaGCAGAATTGAATATCATGTCATGGTTTCTGTGGGTCTTAAAATCTCTTAATCTGCAAATAAaggtcttaaaaaaaacaagtagaaagttttaaaatcaTCAAGTCATGCCATTAAAATGTTGCATGCACTGCATCTTCcgtagtatttttgttttctagtaCAAATGTCTAAACTTACTTAAATCaatatacatttacttgagatgcaattctaaaaattgctaaaaatattaagcaaaatgaTTTAAGTTTAATCTTAAAACCAGAACTGTCAATGGGGAATGAAATGTAGTTTTCTCTTTGAATTAAGTCAATTTCTTTTGGAAATCTGATGGCCCCTTGTAAGATATTTGTTCtggttttaataataaacttgttttattttgatcttgtttttaacataagagcatgtgcggccatttgtaacctgaatttatatatatatatgtgtgtttatgtataatgcattataaaatgtgttttaatgcattaattatgccttGTACAATCTCATGAAGATTGTACAACACAGTTAATACATTATAACACTTATTAGTTCATTGTTACACTATGCATTATAAATTCGGTTATAATTATTTGCAACAAGGTACAATGAATTAAAGAGtttaaaaaaggtcttaaaaagcctcaaatttacctttataaaacctgcagaaaccttGTAAAGTGTAACTCAGcattttgttaaacctttagcCTTAAAGTCAACCTTTTTAGACATAATCACCAAATCTTTTCACTGTCAGTGAGGTTTGGGAATCCCAGATTATGGAAAGCATGCTATCTTGTCTTACTCAAGTTACTTTTTCatactaatatttaataaatgaatcttTCTCTATTTGTAACAGTGAAAACAAGGTTTTCCTATGCCTTTCCAAAGGAGTTTCCCTTCAGAATGAACCATGTGAGTCAAACTTCTGTGCTTTACTACAGCAGAAAAATAATGAGACACTGATCTGGCATGTAGGCGAGTGTGAGTTGTACCAGATGGCCTTGATATTACAGCCCAAGTTGTTGTTCTCTTACTGAGAAGAGTTGAAAAATTGCTTTGCTCCATATCAGGATTTTGGAAATCTGACAGCGTCACTAGAGATCTAGATAATAAGTTCTTGTAACTGTCTGATTCATATGATGGAAACGCTGGCCGAGAGGCTGACGTTGTGTGTGGTGATGCTGCAGCCTTCTGTCACGTCCTAAGTGTCACCAAGTTTCTGACACTCAGTCAGGAGTGAGATTCCTCACGCTCACGACACCTTTGTAGGAAAGTCTCATCATGGTGATAAATGACTGTTGGTTTTGGCAGCTCACATCTCGGGCCTGTGTTAAGTGCGGTATGATTACATACAGTGTTATTAGTTGCGTCCGCCACTGGTCAGATGTTGCAAAGGAAACATCTCAGAAGTCTGGTGGAACATTTATAGATCATCATAATGGGAAAGATGATAATTAGTGCACGTAATGTGTTAGTTAGCATGTTATTGTGACGATTTCGCAGTGCACTCATGCTTCTCTCTCTTTGTCTAGATCTTGGAGTGTGAGTTCTACTTACTGGAGCTCATGGTTGGTATTGATTCTACTACTTCAGGATGTATAGATGATTGTTTTTGGCGTCTGTTAATGGatgtttaatttggttttgtttcagGACTGCTGTCTGATTGTGTACCACCCTTACAGACCGTTACTGCAGTATGTGCAGGACATGGGGCAGGAGGACATGCTGCTGCCACTGGCTTGGTGAGTGTGTAGCTTCAGACGGCATGAAAATCGCACAACCACTGTGCATTTTGCTTTATAAGTAAATGCATCCCccccaaaacttttttttcctccaccTTGCTTGTAACGTAAGAGCAGGTGCAGCCATTGCTAACATGATTGTGTGAGGCATCTAGTGTCATTTGCGTCAAGCAgtgtattttagtattatttatgtactgttatgtttttggtattttaaatgtttacattttttattttaattttaattttatttatttaattattattattattattattattattttttgtcattttgttgtgactttgcctttttttcccttttaaatactatttctgttttttttttcttttttttcaggtttagtaccattttggtttttatttccaaattaaattcatttgaacaacatatctaatttttgtttaatattagattaagtttttcatctaatatttctattttattttagctttattttaatgagtAAAAATAgttgtaatagttttagttttagctaatGATAACTCTGGCTTCCAGTTTATTTCACTGTACAAAACCAGTGTTTTTGTGTTGCTTTTGTAATCTGCCAtttcttattatattattttaattttttatcataattataaacacattggtttgtagtgcaaatacTTTCACCATTTACTGCAGGGTTATTAGAGTAATAGACATAattgttgaaataaaatgaatgaaataaactaaaattaactggggaaaaaaaaaaaaaaaaaaatatatatatatatatatatatatatattttagtaatttctcattataatttactttaacttgatgtattaaaataactaaaactgaaataaaaagtgtagacataaacaaacaaaaaaactgaaaattacttTAAGACTTTACTGAAAACTGCAAATATAAAACTCTttcaaattattaatgaaaactataacACATCTATAATATATCACAATGATTCTGTTTTACTACACATTTTCTTCTAGTTATTTAcatatagcagctaatgaatcGGAAGTCTTGCACActcacagaaaacagcttacttctgcattgcaAAATAAGCTGAAAAAGTGAATGTGAATGTTTTGTGAATGTGTGCAGGAGGATAGTGAACGACACTTACAGGACAGACCTATGTCTGCTTTATCCTCCATTTATGATTGCACTGGGTAAGAACAAACTTCCTACACCCCATCCAACAGGTCTTATACTTgcaaataagcagaaaatatgaatttttagATCTAAAAGACTGTATAATAACATGACACGTCATATACTAGTGAGCAGAGTTACAGCTTTTGTCTCCTTCCTCCTCCAGCCTGTCTGCATGTGGCGTGTGTGGTGCAGCAGAAAGATGCCAGGCAGTGGTTTGCTGAGCTGTCTGTTGACATGGAGAAGGTAAGTCCTGTCCAGCTGTAAAATAAAGGTTTCTGTCTTGTcgtttacattaacattatagctttttttttttttcaatagatCCTGGAGATCATCAGGGTGATTCTGAAACTCTATGACCAGTGGAAGAACTTTGATGATAGGAAGGAAATGGCCGCTGTGCTCAACAAGGTGCCCAAACCCAAACCTCCTCCTAACAGGTACGACAGCCTGCAGACTTCAGTTATCAAAATCACACAACActacatttatttactgtatatggaAATAGCACAGGGtgcttattaataatttcacCACTGCAAAGAGAAACAATGAGggttaagcctagtcccagactaaaataaGTAAGTCTGGACCAtttcagctgaaagaaacttgcactgactggtcttaaaatatatcagtgcctttgttttgtctcaagatgcacaccagtaatgtttctaaggcacatttatataaaaaaaaaaaaaaaaagtttaatttttacagttttttttttatgtgctttttctttttttttttaaattattattatgtttaaatatgtctatatagctttaaatgtaagttagctgttaaggcaacatttttatttaaattttaaatgtatcgcatttaaatatttaaaaatttaaatatcattttaagtttgtttaaaaattatttttgatagtTGAAAAAGGAAAAgactctttatttttatttatttatttattttttttttagattttttggtttttattttagttagttggcGAGGCGAAATGTATACATTTCtaagtttgattaaaaattatttgatagTTGAAAAAGTGAAAGGccttttatgtttacatatttttgttcttttgtatttttttttaaattttcttttctttctttttaaattaattaatttattttttgatttttagattttatttcaattagttaCCAAGgcaaaatgtatacattttaatttagtctttACGTTTTTCAgctaatttctttttctttcttttttttttttgttttcttacgCATTTCAGTTACagattgtttgttcatgttagttcacagtgcattaactgatgttgacaaacacaacttgtgcattagttaatgctgaaattaacatgaactaagattaataaatgctgtataagtgttgttcattcttggttcatgttaactaatgaaccttattgcaAAGTGTTACCATGATAGTTTCGAAAAGTGGAAAAGCCTTTTATTAAAGCCTGTTTTATCTCACTTTTGCACCTGTATTCTCTTGCTCTTCATACAGTGAGACTGACCAGAGCTCAAACGGGAGTCAAAATAGCTCATACAGCCAGTCCTAGAGCGCCCCCTGCTGAAGGACCTGAGGTGGAGTGATCCGGAGAGGCAAACACAGCACATCCTGGCACATCTGAATGCTGCTTTTCACAAGCACATCGTTTTATGACCGTGGGGAAACTGATTCCCGGCACACACATCCTCTCTTTCCTCTCCTCTGGGTTCTTCCAGCAATCAGAGCAGACAGAATGATGCCACCactttccttctttccttccttccacCAATCAGAGCAGCCCATGTCAGAACTGCTCACCAGTAGGAAATCTGCTTTGATTTAGAGTTTATTGCCAAGCTTAAGGCTGTAGTCTTGAATGTTgtggacacaaacacacacacagatgcacCTCATTGGGTATCTGCTTGATTCAGAGGGGTGTTGTTTTTCTAGATCTTGTGAAGGTCCTGACTTCCTTGAAAAGTCCCATTAGGCTTTCTTTCAGCAGACGCCCTATGGGAACTTAGAAAACTTGAGTATTTTCTGTCTGAGAGCGACGGAgatagagtgtgtgtgtttaatcacaaatgtatttgtatgcGTGCCTCTCGTTGACCATATCACAGTTTGTATTCCTCAGGGAAACAGAGCAGTCCTCTCTACAAAGTGGCTGTCTGTAAACTGATTGGCCACAGGGCTATGTGACGGCGATCTTTTAAACCCTCGTACTGTGTAATCAATCCTGACTGGATATTTGACACGCGTGTGGATGTGAGTTAGAATGCACAAGTGACACCGATAGTTAAGTTGATTTACAATATGCTTCAAACCGCattgtaaatatgctttccatatATAGCCCCTGactttgtttttatcatttttgtctTATTATAAATTTACTGTATGATTATGCTATATGTGTACTTGCCATAACCCAAATGCTATTTTCTTTgctttcattttgttgttttgaattgatgTCTCTATAGCTGCAGCACACTGAAGTATTCATCACGTTTAAT includes these proteins:
- the ccnc gene encoding cyclin-C; protein product: MAGNFWQSSHYLQWVLDKQDLMKERQKDLKFLTEEEYWKLQIFFANVIQALGEHLKLRQQVIATATVYFKRFYARYSLKSIDPVLMAPTCVFLASKVEEFGVVSNTRLISAATSVLKTRFSYAFPKEFPFRMNHILECEFYLLELMDCCLIVYHPYRPLLQYVQDMGQEDMLLPLAWRIVNDTYRTDLCLLYPPFMIALACLHVACVVQQKDARQWFAELSVDMEKILEIIRVILKLYDQWKNFDDRKEMAAVLNKVPKPKPPPNSETDQSSNGSQNSSYSQS